In Spirochaeta thermophila DSM 6578, the following proteins share a genomic window:
- a CDS encoding sialidase family protein, giving the protein MKQVKVVGGGYIPGIIFNPSEKDLWYLRTDIGGAYRWDPSSKKWIPLIDFLGPEDYDQYGIASIATDPVEPNRLIIAAGMYTTDWTEGPAEMLVSEDYGETFTRVEMPFRMGGNMPGRGMGERLAIDPNDNRIVYFGSFGQGLWRSRDHGYTWERVESFPVTGNVYDADFYTYVGHKFFYGIPWVVFDPTSGELGEGSKHIYVGVIDTGPTIYESLDGGDSWHPLEGQPGKIFEGVKEHGLLSSNDPLGKYYPVKGIYSPEGALIVAYHAGCGPFNSSYEGGAIWKFSFNTRTWEDISLPPHDPDPSHRTNDRGVGAVAVDWQHPQVLVASTLNEWWPDEILYRSTDGGKTWKPIWEITEWPTRVDHYTLDYSLAPWLDWGTRKAPPEESPKLGWMITALAIDPFNSDVMMYGTGATLYRTENLTAWDRGEKVHIFVGAEGIEETAVLDLESLPEGAPLVSGMGDIGGFVHFELDKAQPMITNPYIGSVSDVDFAEHVPSIIIRMGDGTLGVSRDGGKTWKPVPRKLKGTSKNWGGSAAISADGTTIVWAPPGEEGVEIIPHWSSDYGRTWTPCEGLPPFAKVISDRVNPSRFYAYKDGVWYESTDGARSFVLVNEIDFKVDPSLITELNMRAVFGKEGHLWVAAGKRGLLRSKDGGKTWERIPGVEWARAVGFGKAASDSHYPAVYTQMKYRGGWGVWQSDDEGKTWLRVNDSSQQCGVAMCITGDRRVYGRVYMGTNGRGIVYWEFE; this is encoded by the coding sequence ATGAAGCAGGTGAAGGTCGTAGGTGGAGGGTATATCCCCGGGATCATTTTCAATCCCTCGGAGAAGGATCTCTGGTACCTCCGTACCGATATAGGAGGGGCTTATCGATGGGATCCCTCCTCTAAAAAGTGGATCCCTCTCATCGACTTTCTGGGACCTGAGGACTATGACCAGTATGGTATTGCGAGTATCGCAACCGATCCAGTGGAGCCGAACAGACTCATCATCGCCGCGGGGATGTATACCACTGATTGGACCGAGGGGCCTGCCGAGATGCTCGTCTCGGAGGACTATGGAGAGACTTTTACCCGAGTAGAGATGCCGTTCCGGATGGGCGGTAACATGCCGGGGAGGGGGATGGGAGAGCGGCTCGCCATCGATCCAAACGATAACAGGATCGTGTATTTCGGTTCCTTCGGTCAAGGACTCTGGAGATCGAGAGATCACGGTTATACCTGGGAACGTGTGGAGTCGTTCCCGGTGACAGGCAATGTCTATGATGCAGATTTCTACACCTATGTGGGGCACAAGTTCTTCTACGGGATTCCATGGGTGGTCTTTGATCCGACTTCTGGAGAGCTGGGTGAGGGATCGAAGCATATATACGTAGGGGTGATCGATACCGGTCCCACAATCTATGAATCCCTGGACGGGGGGGACTCCTGGCACCCTCTGGAAGGTCAGCCAGGCAAGATTTTCGAGGGAGTGAAGGAACACGGTCTCCTCTCCTCGAACGATCCATTGGGGAAATACTATCCGGTGAAGGGGATCTACTCTCCTGAAGGGGCCCTGATCGTGGCCTACCATGCGGGGTGTGGTCCGTTCAATTCAAGCTATGAGGGTGGGGCGATATGGAAATTTTCCTTCAACACGAGGACATGGGAGGATATCTCCCTTCCTCCCCATGATCCGGATCCTTCGCATCGTACGAACGATAGGGGTGTGGGTGCAGTGGCCGTGGACTGGCAGCATCCTCAGGTCTTGGTGGCGTCCACCCTTAATGAGTGGTGGCCTGATGAGATCCTCTATCGCAGCACCGATGGTGGAAAGACGTGGAAACCGATATGGGAGATCACTGAATGGCCTACCAGGGTGGATCACTACACCCTCGATTACTCCCTGGCTCCCTGGCTCGACTGGGGGACCCGAAAGGCCCCTCCCGAGGAAAGTCCAAAGCTTGGATGGATGATCACTGCGCTCGCCATAGATCCCTTCAACTCCGATGTCATGATGTATGGGACAGGAGCAACCCTCTACCGAACCGAGAATCTCACTGCCTGGGATAGAGGTGAGAAGGTTCACATCTTTGTGGGGGCTGAAGGTATTGAAGAGACTGCGGTGCTCGATCTCGAGAGTCTCCCGGAGGGGGCACCACTCGTGAGCGGTATGGGAGATATAGGTGGGTTCGTTCACTTTGAACTTGATAAGGCACAGCCTATGATCACGAATCCTTACATAGGCTCGGTGAGTGATGTGGACTTTGCTGAGCATGTCCCCTCGATCATCATCCGGATGGGGGATGGAACCCTCGGGGTGAGTAGAGACGGGGGAAAGACGTGGAAGCCGGTGCCCCGGAAACTCAAAGGGACGAGCAAGAATTGGGGGGGCTCGGCGGCCATCTCTGCCGATGGTACGACGATTGTGTGGGCTCCTCCAGGAGAGGAGGGGGTGGAGATCATCCCCCACTGGTCCTCTGACTATGGTCGAACCTGGACTCCCTGTGAAGGGCTCCCTCCTTTTGCAAAGGTCATCTCTGATCGGGTGAACCCCTCCCGATTCTATGCCTACAAGGATGGGGTATGGTACGAGAGTACTGATGGGGCGAGATCATTCGTGTTGGTGAACGAGATCGATTTCAAGGTGGATCCATCTCTTATTACGGAGCTCAACATGCGGGCGGTGTTTGGGAAGGAAGGCCATCTCTGGGTGGCTGCGGGAAAAAGAGGACTCCTCCGTTCAAAGGATGGGGGTAAAACGTGGGAACGTATTCCTGGGGTGGAGTGGGCCCGGGCTGTAGGGTTCGGAAAGGCCGCCTCTGACAGTCACTACCCTGCAGTGTACACCCAGATGAAGTATCGGGGTGGGTGGGGGGTGTGGCAGTCGGATGACGAAGGGAAGACCTGGCTTCGAGTGAACGACTCTTCTCAACAGTGCGGCGTCGCGATGTGTATCACGGGGGATCGTCGGGTTTATGGCCGAGTGTATATGGGAACAAACGGGAGGGGGATCGTGTACTGGGAGTTCGAATAG
- a CDS encoding IS1595 family transposase: protein MDVVSLSTLASDREKTVSYLREKGLLVTYTRCPFCGSEHIGEVRREKYKCYQCRKEWSIRRGSIFEGMKLSWEKILWAMKLFEMEVTAHKAALQLRLSYEVTLRLYTLFRKAIWVHTQKEGKSLLEGEVEMDESYFGGKRKGKRGRGAAGKIPVFGILERGGKVQVEVVEQVSAEELVRLAVAKVKRGSLVYTDRFKSYDGLVSYGFRHKRIDHGKRFANGKVYINGIEGFWSYAKGRLLQHHGVSVERFPLYLKELEWRYNHREEDLFELLLEVLREYSRVANNG from the coding sequence ATGGACGTCGTAAGTCTTTCAACACTTGCAAGCGATAGAGAGAAAACGGTCTCCTATCTGAGAGAGAAAGGTCTCCTCGTCACGTACACCCGGTGTCCCTTCTGTGGAAGTGAGCATATAGGCGAGGTGAGACGAGAGAAGTACAAGTGCTACCAGTGCAGGAAAGAGTGGAGCATACGACGAGGGAGCATCTTCGAGGGGATGAAGCTCTCCTGGGAGAAGATCCTGTGGGCAATGAAGCTCTTTGAGATGGAAGTTACCGCCCACAAGGCGGCTTTGCAGTTACGGCTCTCCTATGAGGTGACGCTGAGGCTCTACACATTGTTTCGGAAGGCGATATGGGTCCACACCCAGAAGGAGGGGAAGAGCCTGCTCGAAGGTGAAGTAGAGATGGACGAAAGTTATTTTGGAGGAAAGAGAAAGGGGAAGAGGGGGAGAGGGGCGGCAGGGAAGATTCCTGTGTTTGGGATTCTTGAGCGAGGGGGAAAAGTGCAGGTGGAAGTGGTGGAGCAGGTAAGTGCGGAGGAGCTTGTACGACTGGCAGTGGCCAAAGTGAAGCGGGGGTCGCTTGTGTATACCGACCGGTTCAAGAGCTATGATGGGCTTGTGAGCTATGGATTCAGGCACAAGCGGATTGATCACGGGAAGCGATTTGCGAATGGGAAAGTGTACATCAATGGGATAGAGGGGTTTTGGAGTTATGCGAAAGGGCGGCTGCTCCAGCATCACGGGGTGAGTGTAGAACGTTTTCCGCTCTACTTGAAAGAATTGGAGTGGCGGTATAATCATAGGGAGGAGGATCTATTCGAGCTTCTGCTGGAGGTACTTAGAGAGTACTCCCGGGTGGCAAATAATGGATAA
- a CDS encoding ABC transporter substrate-binding protein encodes MKRLLPLILLIPMVVFATGQGEKAAETTVGTKTPITFTMFNAEVNPNWDEFQSPVAQEIKKRTGVTLEIEFAVGDPKQKLAVMAASGDYPDLVYAKGDLNLLKDAGGILQLDELIDQYGPNLKKMYGQFYDRLRWSKEDPHIYYVGSYPVHDPIIVPNGLFWLQHAVVLELGFPRLETLKDFENAIKTYHAKHPTINGQPTIPMTLLADGWRFLISVTNPAWAATGGSDDGEWYVDQTTFRAVRHHTREIEREYFRWLNHMWNEGLLDKESFIQKYDQYKAKIASGRVLALADAGWEISEPVTALRQAGMEERMYGQYPIVISEDVVCRVNQSPGYTGGWGVALTVDCKDPARAIEFLDWLATEEAQILTHWGIEGVHWKYDENGKRVFLPEIDEMRRTDPAFSKKTGIGNYSYPFPQWGRIKDSTGNYIMPDSEPEDQIKNYTEVEKKVLAGYGARMWMDLFPGPDEFPPKPYGAAWMVRIDDSDLVAIDNRVRDDIGMRRIPEAIMAPPEKFDEIWDAYLKEMEEAGLPRLTEEFNRLLRERIELWNPGFQFPE; translated from the coding sequence ATGAAGAGACTGCTGCCTCTCATCCTCCTTATCCCCATGGTGGTGTTCGCCACGGGTCAGGGGGAGAAAGCCGCCGAGACTACGGTCGGCACCAAGACGCCGATCACGTTCACCATGTTCAACGCAGAGGTGAACCCCAACTGGGACGAGTTCCAGAGTCCGGTAGCCCAGGAGATCAAGAAGCGCACTGGGGTGACGCTGGAGATCGAGTTCGCCGTGGGTGATCCCAAGCAGAAGCTCGCGGTGATGGCCGCGAGCGGCGACTACCCGGATCTGGTCTACGCCAAGGGGGATCTCAACCTGCTCAAGGATGCAGGCGGAATCCTCCAGCTCGACGAACTCATCGACCAGTACGGTCCCAATTTGAAGAAGATGTACGGCCAGTTCTACGATCGGCTCAGATGGAGCAAGGAAGATCCCCACATCTACTACGTGGGAAGCTATCCTGTCCACGACCCGATCATCGTGCCCAACGGACTCTTCTGGCTCCAGCACGCCGTGGTCCTCGAGCTGGGTTTCCCCCGTCTCGAGACTCTCAAGGATTTCGAGAATGCGATCAAGACCTACCATGCGAAACATCCCACGATCAATGGGCAGCCCACCATCCCCATGACACTGCTCGCCGACGGGTGGCGCTTCCTCATCTCGGTGACCAACCCGGCGTGGGCTGCCACGGGTGGATCGGACGACGGTGAGTGGTATGTGGATCAGACCACCTTCCGTGCGGTGCGCCACCACACCCGGGAGATCGAACGGGAGTACTTCAGGTGGCTCAACCACATGTGGAACGAGGGGCTCCTTGATAAGGAGAGCTTCATCCAGAAGTACGATCAGTACAAGGCCAAGATCGCCTCAGGTCGTGTGCTCGCATTGGCTGATGCGGGGTGGGAGATCTCAGAGCCTGTCACTGCACTGAGGCAGGCAGGGATGGAAGAACGGATGTACGGCCAGTACCCCATCGTTATCAGCGAGGACGTGGTATGCCGGGTGAACCAGTCTCCGGGATATACGGGCGGATGGGGCGTCGCCCTCACCGTGGACTGCAAGGACCCCGCGAGGGCCATCGAGTTCCTCGACTGGTTGGCGACCGAGGAGGCGCAGATACTCACCCACTGGGGTATCGAGGGTGTCCACTGGAAGTACGACGAGAACGGCAAACGGGTCTTCCTTCCCGAGATCGACGAGATGCGGCGGACCGACCCCGCTTTTTCCAAGAAGACGGGCATAGGGAACTACAGCTATCCCTTCCCGCAGTGGGGCCGCATCAAGGATTCCACCGGAAACTACATCATGCCTGACAGTGAGCCAGAGGACCAGATCAAGAACTATACCGAGGTGGAAAAGAAGGTCCTCGCCGGCTACGGAGCCAGGATGTGGATGGATCTCTTCCCCGGACCGGATGAGTTCCCGCCCAAACCCTACGGCGCTGCGTGGATGGTTCGCATAGACGATTCCGATCTCGTGGCCATCGACAACAGGGTGCGTGACGATATAGGGATGAGGAGAATCCCCGAGGCGATCATGGCGCCGCCCGAGAAGTTCGACGAAATCTGGGACGCCTACCTCAAGGAGATGGAAGAGGCCGGTCTCCCCAGGCTTACCGAAGAGTTCAACCGTCTCCTGAGAGAGCGGATAGAGCTCTGGAATCCAGGCTTCCAGTTCCCGGAGTGA
- a CDS encoding carbohydrate ABC transporter permease yields the protein MQSVMVRERYRRAKRGDALFNAFNYTAMILLGIATLYPFLNVLAISLNDSVDTVRGGITIFPRKFTLENYAYLFSYPSVVRGAVMSVLRTAVGTVTGLVSTAMVAYAISRRDFFARRFVTGIFVMTMYISAGLIPDYMLIRSLGLINNFLVYILPGLISAFNVIVLRSYIEGLPYELQESAKIDGANDFVIFSRVVMPLCLPVLATIALFIAVGHWNSWFDTYLYASSNKYLTTLQFELQKILTNVQSQAAASAQDIYSYALTEQTRRVSPESIRMAMTIVATVPILCVYPFLQKYFTRGLVLGALKQ from the coding sequence ATGCAGTCGGTGATGGTAAGGGAACGCTACAGAAGGGCGAAGCGAGGGGATGCCCTCTTCAATGCCTTCAACTATACGGCCATGATCCTCCTGGGGATCGCGACCCTCTATCCCTTTCTCAATGTCCTCGCCATATCCCTCAACGATTCTGTGGACACGGTGCGGGGAGGTATCACCATCTTTCCGAGAAAATTCACCCTGGAGAACTACGCCTACCTGTTCAGCTATCCGAGTGTGGTGAGGGGTGCGGTGATGTCCGTGTTGAGGACCGCAGTGGGGACGGTGACGGGACTGGTCTCCACCGCGATGGTGGCCTATGCGATAAGCCGGAGGGACTTCTTCGCGCGCAGGTTCGTCACCGGGATCTTCGTGATGACCATGTACATAAGCGCGGGACTCATCCCGGACTACATGCTCATACGATCGCTGGGGCTCATCAACAACTTCTTGGTGTACATCCTCCCCGGACTCATCAGTGCCTTCAACGTGATCGTCCTGCGGTCGTACATCGAGGGACTGCCGTACGAGCTCCAGGAGTCGGCCAAGATCGATGGGGCGAACGACTTCGTGATCTTCTCACGGGTGGTGATGCCCTTGTGTCTCCCTGTGCTTGCCACCATCGCACTCTTCATCGCCGTAGGACACTGGAACTCGTGGTTCGACACCTATCTCTACGCGAGTTCCAACAAGTACCTCACGACCCTCCAGTTCGAACTTCAGAAGATCCTCACCAACGTCCAGTCCCAGGCCGCGGCCTCGGCCCAGGATATCTACAGCTATGCCCTCACCGAGCAGACCCGGAGGGTCTCTCCTGAGTCCATCCGTATGGCGATGACCATCGTGGCCACGGTGCCCATCCTCTGTGTGTATCCCTTCCTCCAGAAGTACTTCACCAGGGGGCTGGTGCTCGGGGCCTTGAAACAGTAG
- a CDS encoding ABC transporter permease, producing MPASVVHHAKTSSSLRGGTSWWSTLVNQRYLILMSFPFVIWVIIFRYLPLWGWTMAFQDYKPGLSFFQQKWVGLKYFIILFQDLKFWEVMRNTLAMSLLGLAFGFTLPIVLALFLNEIRHMFFKRVIQTITYLPHFLSWVIVASLVFQMLGPSGPLNEFLLSLGVVKEPVPFLTKPHYFWWVVTFSDVWKEIGWNSIIFLAAIAGIDPELYEAATMDGAGRFRKMWHITLPGIMPTVIVILIMSIGNLINIGFEKQFLLRTPLTKEYADVLDLYVLDYGIGSGRYALGTAAGIFKSVVSLILLFTVNRLSKKTTGMRVL from the coding sequence ATGCCTGCGAGTGTAGTGCACCACGCGAAGACCTCTTCTTCGCTTAGAGGGGGGACCTCCTGGTGGTCCACGCTGGTCAATCAGCGATACCTCATACTCATGTCGTTCCCCTTTGTGATATGGGTGATCATCTTCAGGTATCTGCCCCTCTGGGGTTGGACCATGGCCTTTCAGGATTACAAGCCAGGCCTTTCTTTCTTCCAGCAGAAGTGGGTGGGGCTCAAATATTTCATCATCCTCTTCCAAGATCTCAAGTTCTGGGAGGTGATGAGGAACACCCTCGCCATGAGCCTCCTGGGTCTCGCCTTTGGCTTCACCCTCCCTATCGTGCTCGCCCTCTTCCTCAACGAGATACGGCACATGTTCTTCAAGCGTGTGATCCAGACCATCACCTACCTGCCGCACTTCCTCTCCTGGGTGATCGTGGCGAGCCTGGTCTTCCAGATGCTCGGTCCTTCGGGGCCCCTCAACGAGTTTCTCCTCTCTCTGGGGGTGGTGAAGGAGCCGGTCCCCTTCCTCACGAAGCCTCATTATTTCTGGTGGGTCGTGACCTTCTCTGATGTCTGGAAGGAAATAGGATGGAACTCCATCATCTTCCTCGCGGCGATCGCCGGCATAGACCCGGAGCTCTACGAGGCTGCCACCATGGACGGGGCAGGGAGGTTCAGGAAGATGTGGCACATCACCCTTCCGGGGATCATGCCCACGGTGATCGTGATACTCATCATGAGTATCGGGAACCTCATCAATATCGGCTTCGAGAAACAGTTCCTCCTGAGGACTCCCCTCACCAAGGAGTATGCGGACGTGCTCGACCTGTATGTGCTCGACTACGGGATAGGAAGCGGGCGGTATGCCCTGGGGACGGCCGCGGGGATCTTCAAGTCGGTGGTGAGCCTCATCCTCCTCTTCACGGTGAATCGGCTCAGCAAGAAGACCACAGGCATGCGGGTGCTGTAG
- a CDS encoding GH12 family glycosyl hydrolase domain-containing protein gives MEHTRALWGAVLAALLLLGGCTEVVSPGATGEISSRAVWESWDQWATWTDGEYTLYNNVWGSGAGSQRIWANAYYDWGVWADHPDTGGVKSYPNVSRMLNLRISELEALTSSFTISTRPSDGAYNSTYDVWLADYAYEVMLWMNYVGAVKPISYEWDSSGNPVPVYTDITVGGHTWNVYRGTNGSQEVFSFVRRSALDSGTVDIKAILEWLQGAGWIGDVEVDQLQFGWEITSSPGGRDFAISAYEVNLSSSGATPTPTPTPTPTPTVTPTPSSTPTPAPTSGEYLEMDLPFSYDGAGEYLWKTDDFSTTVDWGRYVNSWNLDLLEINGNDYTNRWVAQHQVPPASDGYWYIHYKGSLAWSHVEMK, from the coding sequence ATGGAACACACAAGAGCCCTATGGGGTGCAGTCCTTGCAGCCCTCTTGCTGCTGGGAGGATGTACTGAGGTCGTGTCTCCCGGTGCAACCGGTGAGATCTCATCGCGAGCAGTATGGGAGTCCTGGGATCAGTGGGCCACGTGGACCGATGGAGAGTACACGCTCTATAACAACGTGTGGGGTAGTGGAGCGGGATCGCAGAGGATATGGGCGAACGCCTATTATGATTGGGGAGTATGGGCGGACCATCCTGACACAGGAGGGGTCAAATCATATCCCAATGTGAGCAGGATGCTCAATTTACGGATAAGCGAGCTGGAGGCGCTCACGAGTTCCTTCACCATCTCCACCCGCCCCTCCGACGGTGCTTACAACTCGACATACGATGTGTGGCTTGCTGACTACGCCTATGAAGTGATGCTCTGGATGAATTATGTGGGTGCCGTAAAGCCCATCTCCTATGAGTGGGACAGTTCAGGCAATCCAGTTCCGGTCTACACCGATATCACGGTGGGAGGCCATACCTGGAATGTGTACAGGGGAACGAACGGTTCCCAGGAGGTCTTCTCCTTTGTGAGGCGCTCGGCTCTGGATTCGGGCACAGTGGATATAAAGGCGATCCTCGAGTGGCTACAGGGTGCAGGCTGGATAGGCGATGTGGAGGTAGACCAGCTCCAGTTCGGATGGGAGATCACTTCCTCTCCAGGAGGGCGTGACTTCGCCATAAGTGCGTACGAGGTGAACCTCTCCTCCTCCGGGGCAACACCCACCCCGACCCCTACGCCTACACCCACCCCGACCGTGACCCCAACGCCCAGTTCCACTCCGACCCCCGCGCCTACCAGCGGTGAGTATCTCGAGATGGATCTCCCCTTTTCCTATGATGGGGCGGGAGAATACTTATGGAAGACCGATGATTTTTCCACCACGGTGGATTGGGGAAGATATGTGAACTCCTGGAATCTCGATCTTCTTGAGATCAACGGGAACGATTACACCAATAGGTGGGTGGCACAGCATCAGGTGCCCCCTGCATCTGATGGGTACTGGTACATCCACTACAAGGGGTCGCTCGCTTGGTCTCATGTTGAGATGAAGTAG
- a CDS encoding methyl-accepting chemotaxis protein, with the protein MNTNLTHGAPRGYLSRRLVLLLSLIMGAFFIGLFVFWGHQASEYVLSLQLQDMLNTTDQASETIELFMGGLRVRLAEEAEDDEVQEAFSEGDVEELRKIASEVMAEEGRFFADVVIYGADATPVVGEARGVRFDPLEIRNQALIKKEPILIPGAVLLQEGRPGMMLVTPVLRDGELLGFLGAFVDISNFYTLFFSENVFGRTGYLYIVDGEGRIIAHPNSALLLSDISQTELFQQLYKRNIKSGTLRRGGEAIAYSWVLYHDIPWLVVGVARSAELLEGMFRILALGGVGALIALAVQGLLVVMVLRLLVVRRVRLLQQSIEKVSRGHLEVPPRIRGRDEMAFMLNLFSGFVERIRRTVGRVQEEMSLVARSGGALAQAVDHTSHAVEDILSQLDRTSSDIEAQNTSIVETSSAVEQMARNIEMLSEAISRQSSSIEESATAVEQMVKNVEAIGRMGEALSDNFTTLQSASEEGKSGLQNLVQLAEVIRDTSKQLEEANRIISGVASETNILALNAAIEAAHAGEKGKGFAVVADEIRKLAEQTTNHSKRIRESIRDIRRAIEEMVGLSQASFSTFELILERLEGVASYIQQVGNALHEQRAGGTQILQALEEMRSITAQVKDGSHQMAEGNAHILDAAGRLNELTQRIEQAMKAIGGQSEEIEKVLDVLRKENAETQQSIARVQESLSFFVLENDEG; encoded by the coding sequence ATGAATACGAATCTCACACATGGAGCGCCCAGGGGGTACCTGAGTCGCAGACTGGTCTTGCTCCTCTCGCTTATCATGGGGGCCTTCTTCATCGGTCTCTTCGTGTTCTGGGGACACCAGGCCTCCGAATATGTGCTCTCGCTTCAACTTCAGGATATGCTCAATACCACGGATCAGGCGTCCGAGACCATAGAATTGTTCATGGGAGGGCTGAGGGTCCGTCTCGCCGAGGAGGCGGAGGATGACGAGGTCCAAGAGGCCTTTTCCGAAGGGGATGTGGAGGAGCTCCGGAAGATCGCCTCCGAGGTGATGGCGGAGGAGGGACGGTTCTTCGCGGACGTGGTGATCTACGGAGCCGATGCGACGCCCGTGGTCGGTGAGGCGAGAGGAGTGCGTTTCGATCCCCTTGAGATACGGAACCAGGCCTTGATAAAGAAGGAACCCATCCTCATCCCCGGGGCGGTGCTCCTCCAGGAAGGACGGCCGGGCATGATGCTCGTGACCCCCGTGTTACGCGACGGCGAGCTCCTGGGTTTCCTCGGGGCCTTCGTGGATATCTCCAACTTCTACACGCTCTTTTTTTCGGAGAACGTGTTCGGAAGGACGGGCTACCTCTACATCGTCGACGGGGAGGGGAGGATCATCGCCCATCCGAACAGCGCCCTGCTCCTCTCGGACATCTCCCAGACCGAGCTCTTCCAGCAGCTCTATAAGCGGAACATAAAATCGGGTACCCTGCGGAGAGGGGGGGAGGCCATCGCCTACTCGTGGGTGCTCTACCACGACATCCCCTGGCTCGTAGTGGGGGTGGCCCGAAGCGCCGAACTCCTCGAAGGGATGTTCCGGATCCTCGCCCTGGGCGGGGTGGGGGCCCTGATCGCCCTGGCGGTGCAGGGGCTCCTCGTGGTGATGGTGCTCAGGCTCCTCGTGGTGAGGCGGGTGCGCCTCCTTCAGCAGAGCATCGAGAAGGTCTCGCGGGGACATCTCGAGGTGCCGCCCAGGATCAGGGGGCGGGATGAGATGGCCTTCATGCTCAACCTCTTCTCCGGATTCGTGGAGCGGATACGCCGGACGGTGGGGAGGGTGCAGGAGGAGATGAGCCTCGTGGCCCGGAGCGGAGGGGCCCTCGCCCAGGCGGTGGACCACACCTCCCACGCCGTGGAGGACATACTCTCCCAGCTCGACCGTACCTCGTCGGATATCGAAGCACAGAATACGAGCATCGTGGAGACCTCTTCCGCGGTGGAGCAGATGGCCCGCAACATCGAGATGCTCTCCGAGGCCATCTCGCGGCAGTCGTCCTCGATCGAGGAGTCGGCCACCGCAGTGGAACAGATGGTGAAGAACGTGGAGGCCATCGGACGGATGGGTGAAGCCCTCTCGGACAACTTCACCACCCTCCAGAGTGCCTCCGAGGAGGGGAAGTCGGGGCTCCAGAACCTGGTGCAGCTCGCCGAAGTCATTCGCGACACGTCGAAACAGCTGGAAGAGGCGAACAGGATCATCTCCGGTGTGGCCTCCGAGACCAATATCCTGGCTCTCAACGCCGCCATAGAGGCCGCTCACGCGGGAGAGAAGGGCAAAGGGTTCGCCGTGGTGGCTGACGAGATCAGGAAGCTCGCCGAGCAGACCACCAACCACTCGAAGCGTATCCGGGAGAGCATACGGGACATCCGGAGGGCCATCGAGGAGATGGTGGGGCTTTCGCAGGCGAGTTTCAGCACCTTCGAGCTCATTCTCGAACGGCTCGAGGGAGTCGCTTCCTACATCCAGCAGGTGGGGAACGCGCTCCACGAACAGCGGGCGGGGGGTACCCAGATCCTCCAGGCCCTCGAGGAGATGCGCTCCATCACCGCCCAGGTGAAGGACGGCTCACACCAGATGGCCGAGGGGAATGCCCACATCCTCGATGCGGCAGGCAGACTCAACGAGCTCACACAGCGGATCGAGCAGGCGATGAAAGCGATTGGGGGCCAGTCCGAGGAGATCGAAAAGGTGCTCGACGTCCTCCGGAAGGAGAACGCCGAGACCCAGCAGAGTATCGCCCGCGTGCAGGAGAGCCTCAGTTTCTTCGTGCTCGAGAACGACGAGGGCTAG